A part of Spodoptera frugiperda isolate SF20-4 chromosome 25, AGI-APGP_CSIRO_Sfru_2.0, whole genome shotgun sequence genomic DNA contains:
- the LOC118263603 gene encoding autophagy-related protein 13 homolog isoform X1, which yields MSQINDKKMASTNAELQERSKLYYKFTKVLTLKVAQIVVQSRQGKKITHEFNSKLPDNGVESSPQWFNLSIPDEPGVTEDTKRVLNGEVVDALTKVLCIEISLHTVDGDDMVLELWTVKLSPGSEVCSPSTVYYRMSVMLKSTLTISRITPAYKLSRSQHNESYKISHKIYGGAPDYDVLGEKRKTIKVSELHTPIGTLLIEVVYRTKMTIMPEARQKIEYEAPPATTGIMVKSDHFYTESPKKNRNEKKELDLSKPLTAGAFVDQSKIQELHRTLSEQLPPEPPMAWLLAEKEKMENKMKTLTTSDNANVLTTSDHENANQPSCSSGAPAPSSSSHAVSRAIEVPKAKNGDKYTGLMEFPFADGSPIAELANFYQECLQARSISDEWTDIVIDSGSTDSESLSKQLKMFEDAVPEFDNMVASMFSNSEGSDRS from the exons ATGT CTCAAATAAATGATAAGAAAATGGCATCTACTAATGCGGAGTTGCAAGAAAGAAGTAAACTGTATTACAAGTTTACTAAGGTTTTGACCCTGAAAGTAGCGCAAATCGTAGTGCAGAGTAGACAAGGGAAGAAAATAACACATGAATTTAACTCCAAGCTCCCAGACAACGGCGTAGAGTCCTCGCCGCAATGG TTCAACTTATCGATTCCGGACGAGCCGGGAGTGACGGAGGATACGAAACGTGTGCTTAACGGGGAGGTAGTGGATGCACTGACCAAAGTATTATGTATTGAGATATCCCTGCACACCGTTGACGGAGATGACATGGTGCTGGAGTTGTGGACGGTCAAGTTGTCTCCGGGCAGTGAGGTCTGCTCCCCTTCGACGGTCTACTATCGCATGAGCGTGATGCTCAAGTCCACCCTGACGATATCCAGGATTACACCGGCCTATAAACTGTCGAGGTCTCAGCATAATGAGTCTTACAAGATTTCCCATAAGATCTATGGTGGTGCACCTGATTACGATGTCTTAG GTGAGAAACGTAAGACGATAAAAGTAAGTGAGCTGCACACACCTATCGGGACTTTGCTGATAGAAGTGGTGTACAGAACGAAGATGACGATCATGCCTGAGGCCAGGCAGAAGATTGAGTACGAGGCTCCACCGGCCACTACCGGGATTATGGTGAAGAGCGACCACTTCTATACTGAGAGTCCCAA aaaaaacCGGAATGAGAAGAAAGAACTGGACCTATCCAAACCCTTGACGGCAGGAGCATTTGTTGACCAGTCAAAGATACAAGAGTTGCATAGAACACTCAGCGAGCAACTACCTCCAGAGCCACCCATGGCCTGGCTGCTTGCCGAGAAGGAGAAAATGGAGAAT AAAATGAAAACGCTGACGACATCAGACAATGCCAACGTGCTGACGACATCTGACCACGAGAACGCGAACCAGCCGAGCTGCAGCAGCGGCGCGCCGGCGCCGAGCTCGTCCAGCCACGCCGTCAGCCGGGCCATCGAAGTACCCAAGGCTAAGAATGGAGACAAATACACGGGACTTATG GAATTCCCCTTTGCTGATGGCAGTCCCATTGCGGAATTGGCGAACTTCTATCAGGAATGCTTACAGGCAAGGTCTATCAGTGACGAGTGGACGGACATCGTGATCGATTCGGGATCTACGGACTCCGAGTCGCTGTCGAAACAACTCAAGATGTTCGAAGATGCCGTCCCGGAGTTTGACAACATGGTGGCTTCCATGTTCAGCAACTCTGAAGGCTCAGATCGCTCCTAA
- the LOC118263603 gene encoding autophagy-related protein 13 homolog isoform X2: protein MSQINDKKMASTNAELQERSKLYYKFTKVLTLKVAQIVVQSRQGKKITHEFNSKLPDNGVESSPQWFNLSIPDEPGVTEDTKRVLNGEVVDALTKVLCIEISLHTVDGDDMVLELWTVKLSPGSEVCSPSTVYYRMSVMLKSTLTISRITPAYKLSRSQHNESYKISHKIYGGAPDYDVLGEKRKTIKVSELHTPIGTLLIEVVYRTKMTIMPEARQKIEYEAPPATTGIMVKSDHFYTESPKKNRNEKKELDLSKPLTAGAFVDQSKIQELHRTLSEQLPPEPPMAWLLAEKEKMENKMKTLTTSDNANVLTTSDHENANQPSCSSGAPAPSSSSHAVSRAIEVPKAKNGDKYTGLMARSISDEWTDIVIDSGSTDSESLSKQLKMFEDAVPEFDNMVASMFSNSEGSDRS, encoded by the exons ATGT CTCAAATAAATGATAAGAAAATGGCATCTACTAATGCGGAGTTGCAAGAAAGAAGTAAACTGTATTACAAGTTTACTAAGGTTTTGACCCTGAAAGTAGCGCAAATCGTAGTGCAGAGTAGACAAGGGAAGAAAATAACACATGAATTTAACTCCAAGCTCCCAGACAACGGCGTAGAGTCCTCGCCGCAATGG TTCAACTTATCGATTCCGGACGAGCCGGGAGTGACGGAGGATACGAAACGTGTGCTTAACGGGGAGGTAGTGGATGCACTGACCAAAGTATTATGTATTGAGATATCCCTGCACACCGTTGACGGAGATGACATGGTGCTGGAGTTGTGGACGGTCAAGTTGTCTCCGGGCAGTGAGGTCTGCTCCCCTTCGACGGTCTACTATCGCATGAGCGTGATGCTCAAGTCCACCCTGACGATATCCAGGATTACACCGGCCTATAAACTGTCGAGGTCTCAGCATAATGAGTCTTACAAGATTTCCCATAAGATCTATGGTGGTGCACCTGATTACGATGTCTTAG GTGAGAAACGTAAGACGATAAAAGTAAGTGAGCTGCACACACCTATCGGGACTTTGCTGATAGAAGTGGTGTACAGAACGAAGATGACGATCATGCCTGAGGCCAGGCAGAAGATTGAGTACGAGGCTCCACCGGCCACTACCGGGATTATGGTGAAGAGCGACCACTTCTATACTGAGAGTCCCAA aaaaaacCGGAATGAGAAGAAAGAACTGGACCTATCCAAACCCTTGACGGCAGGAGCATTTGTTGACCAGTCAAAGATACAAGAGTTGCATAGAACACTCAGCGAGCAACTACCTCCAGAGCCACCCATGGCCTGGCTGCTTGCCGAGAAGGAGAAAATGGAGAAT AAAATGAAAACGCTGACGACATCAGACAATGCCAACGTGCTGACGACATCTGACCACGAGAACGCGAACCAGCCGAGCTGCAGCAGCGGCGCGCCGGCGCCGAGCTCGTCCAGCCACGCCGTCAGCCGGGCCATCGAAGTACCCAAGGCTAAGAATGGAGACAAATACACGGGACTTATG GCAAGGTCTATCAGTGACGAGTGGACGGACATCGTGATCGATTCGGGATCTACGGACTCCGAGTCGCTGTCGAAACAACTCAAGATGTTCGAAGATGCCGTCCCGGAGTTTGACAACATGGTGGCTTCCATGTTCAGCAACTCTGAAGGCTCAGATCGCTCCTAA
- the LOC126912388 gene encoding uncharacterized protein LOC126912388, giving the protein MGVIFMVFGVAYSEYEVKIKIQDGADKICQLSIMGVIFMVFGVAYSEYEVKIKIQDGADKICQLSIMGVIFMVFGVAYSEYEVKIKIQDGADKICQLSIMGVIFMVFGVVYSEYGVKIKIQDGADKICQLSVMGVIFMVFGVAYSEYEVKIKIQDGADKICQLSIMGVIFMVFGVVYSEYGVKIKIQDGADKICQLSIMGIIFMVFGVAYSEYEVKIKIQDGADKICQLSIMGVIFMVFGVAYSEYEVKIKIQDGADKICQLSIMGVIFMVFGVAYSEYEVKIKIQDGADKICQLSIMGVIFMVFGVVYSEYGVKIKIQDGADKICQLSVMGVIFMVFGVAYSEYEVKIKIQDGADKICQLSIMGVIFMVFGVVYSEYGVKIKIQDGADKICQLSIMGIIFMVFGVAYSEYEVKIKIQDGADKICQLSIVSVIFMVIGVAYSEYKVKIKFKMAPT; this is encoded by the coding sequence atgggtgtcattttcatggttttcggggtcgcttatagcgaatatgaagtcaaaattaaaatccaagatggcgccgacaagatttgccaactttccatcatgggtgtcattttcatggttttcggggtcgcttatagcgaatatgaagtcaaaattaaaatccaagatggcgccgacaagatttgccaactttccatcatgggtgtcattttcatggttttcggggtcgcttatagcgaatatgaagtcaaaattaaaatccaagatggcgccgacaagatttgccaactttccatcatgggtgtcattttcatggtttttggggttgtttatagcgaatatggagtcaaaatcaaaatccaagatggcgccgacaagatttgccaactttccgtcatgggtgtcattttcatggttttcggggtcgcttatagcgaatatgaagtcaaaattaaaatccaagatggcgccgacaagatttgccaactttccatcatgggtgtcattttcatggtttttggggttgtttatagcgaatatggagtcaaaattaaaatccaagatggcgccgacaagatttgccaactttccatcatgggtatcattttcatggttttcggggtcgcttatagcgaatatgaagtcaaaattaaaatccaagatggcgccgacaagatttgccaactttccatcatgggtgtcattttcatggttttcggggtcgcttatagcgaatatgaagtcaaaattaaaatccaagatggcgccgacaagatttgccaactttccatcatgggtgtcattttcatggttttcggggtcgcttatagcgaatatgaagtcaaaattaaaatccaagatggcgccgacaagatttgccaactttccatcatgggtgtcattttcatggtttttggggttgtttatagcgaatatggagtcaaaatcaaaatccaagatggcgccgacaagatttgccaactttccgtcatgggtgtcattttcatggttttcggggtcgcttatagcgaatatgaagtcaaaattaaaatccaagatggcgccgacaagatttgccaactttccatcatgggtgtcattttcatggtttttggggttgtttatagcgaatatggagtcaaaattaaaatccaagatggcgccgacaagatttgccaactttccatcatgggtatcattttcatggttttcggggtcgcttatagcgaatatgaagtcaaaattaaaatccaagatggcgccgacaagatttgccaactttccatcgtgagtgtcattttcatggttattggggtcgcttatagcgaatataaagtgaaaatcaagttcaagatggcgccgacataa